Proteins encoded in a region of the Spirochaeta lutea genome:
- the eno gene encoding phosphopyruvate hydratase produces MSLIEYVEAREILDSRGNPTIEVDVVLEDGSFGRAAVPSGASTGEFEAVELRDGDKGRYLGKGVQKAVENVNNVIAAEIEGLDALDQVEIDRTMIELDGTDNKGKLGANAILGVSMAVAVAAAEYTGQPLYRYLGGAYTTTLPVPMANIINGGKHADNKVDFQEFMVVPYGAETFREAMRMTAEVFHNLKSILKKDGHNTAVGDEGGFAPDIDNDQALEYIVKAIEKAGYKPGDDFGIALDCASSELFDEGGKKGYKFWKSNPDKLFTADEMIEIYTKWLDTYPIVSIEDPLDQNDWEGYAKMTKALGNRVQIVGDDFFVTNPTRLAKGIEMGACNSILIKVNQIGTVTETIEAIEMAHRAGYTSVISHRSGETEDTFIADLAVARGTGQIKTGSMSRTDRVAKYNQLMRIEDMLETTAEYPGKKAFRSIR; encoded by the coding sequence ATGAGCTTAATTGAATACGTTGAAGCGCGTGAAATTCTAGACTCCCGAGGAAACCCCACCATCGAGGTGGACGTTGTCCTGGAAGACGGATCCTTCGGCCGGGCCGCAGTTCCCTCAGGAGCATCCACCGGCGAGTTTGAAGCCGTAGAGCTTCGTGACGGCGATAAGGGCCGTTACCTCGGCAAGGGCGTTCAGAAGGCTGTGGAAAACGTGAATAACGTTATTGCCGCGGAAATTGAAGGCCTGGATGCCCTGGATCAGGTGGAAATTGACCGTACCATGATAGAACTGGACGGAACTGACAACAAGGGAAAACTCGGCGCGAATGCCATTCTGGGTGTCTCCATGGCCGTGGCCGTAGCTGCAGCCGAGTATACCGGACAACCCCTCTACCGATACCTTGGCGGTGCATACACCACCACCCTTCCGGTACCCATGGCGAACATCATCAACGGCGGAAAACATGCCGACAACAAGGTAGATTTCCAGGAATTCATGGTGGTACCCTACGGCGCTGAAACCTTCCGGGAAGCCATGAGGATGACAGCTGAGGTTTTCCACAACCTGAAGAGTATTCTGAAGAAGGACGGCCACAACACCGCTGTGGGCGATGAAGGGGGATTCGCTCCCGACATCGACAATGACCAGGCCCTGGAATACATCGTAAAGGCCATCGAAAAGGCTGGTTACAAGCCCGGAGACGACTTCGGTATCGCCCTGGACTGCGCCAGCTCCGAGCTCTTCGACGAAGGTGGCAAGAAGGGCTACAAGTTCTGGAAATCCAACCCCGATAAGCTCTTTACCGCCGATGAAATGATCGAAATCTACACCAAGTGGCTGGACACCTACCCCATCGTCTCCATTGAAGATCCCCTGGATCAGAATGACTGGGAAGGCTATGCAAAGATGACCAAGGCCCTGGGGAACCGGGTTCAAATCGTTGGCGATGACTTCTTCGTAACCAATCCCACGCGTCTGGCCAAGGGCATTGAAATGGGTGCATGTAACTCCATCCTGATCAAGGTGAACCAGATCGGAACCGTAACCGAGACCATCGAAGCCATTGAAATGGCCCACCGTGCCGGTTATACCTCAGTCATCAGCCACCGCTCAGGCGAAACCGAGGATACCTTCATTGCAGACTTGGCCGTAGCCCGGGGTACTGGGCAGATCAAAACCGGTTCTATGAGCCGGACCGATCGGGTCGCTAAGTACAACCAGCTCATGAGAATTGAAGACATGCTTGAAACCACTGCAGAATATCCTGGTAAGAAGGCATTCCGGAGCATCCGCTAA